A window of Garra rufa chromosome 16, GarRuf1.0, whole genome shotgun sequence contains these coding sequences:
- the LOC141288758 gene encoding E3 ubiquitin-protein ligase TRIM35-like, producing the protein MDSKSAEDLSCPVCCEIFKDPVLLSCSHSFCKECLQQFWKTKKTQECPVCRRRSSKERPPCNLALKNLCESYLKEQNERRSSGSEEICSLHSEKLKLFCLEDKQPVCLVCRDSEKHVNHTFRPIREVLSSHKEELNTALTSLQNKLKHVEEMKAECNKTVEHIKSQAEHTERQIKEEFEKLHQFLRDEEEATITALREEEEQKKQMMKEKLEEMNRHISALSHTIKDTEEMMKANDVCFLKNFNITLKRVQISQPDPQMSSGALIHVPHYLGNLPFRVWKKMQETVQHTPLTLDPNTAGHFLTLSTDLTGVSNSYVDQDFPHNPERIDRYPCVLGSEGFNSGTHCWDVEVKDNTYWIVGITTASNQRKGNGFFDTNVWFVRYKDSKYSSQSPKQPFTRLSVKEKPKRVRVHLDYDRGKVSFSDPLTNICLCTFTTTFTETVFPFLYNHCKTSPLRILPVKLIVTAENYS; encoded by the exons ATGGATTCAAAATCTGCTGAAGATCTTTCTTGTCCCGTGTGCTGTGAAATCTTCAAGGATCCTGTTCTTCTGTCCTGTAGTCACAGTTTTTGTAAAGAGTGTCTTCAACAGTTCTGGAAGACCAAGAAAACTCAGGAGTGTCCTGTCTGCAGGAGAAGATCCTCAAAAGAGCGGCCTCCATGTAATCTAGCCTTAAAAAACTTATGTGAATCATATTTAAAGGAGCAAAATGAGAGACGTTCATCAGGATCAGAGGAGATCTGCAGTTTACACAGtgagaaactcaaactcttctGTCTGGAGGACAAACAGCCTGTGTGTTTAGTGTGCAGAGACTCAGAGAAACACGTCAATCACACATTCAGACCCATCAGAGAAGTGCTTTCATCTCATAAG GAGGAACTAAATACAGCACTGACATCTTTACAAAACAAGCTCAAACATGTAGAAGAAATGAAAGCAGAGTGTAATAAAACAGTTGAACACATCAAG TCTCAAGCTGAGCACACAGAGCGGCAGATTAAAGAGGAGTTTGAGAAActtcatcagtttctcagagatgaagaagaagctacaatcactgcactgagagaggaagaggagcagaagaagcagatgatgaaggagaagctggaggagatgaacagacacatctcagctctttcacacacaatcaaagacaCAGAGGAGATGATGAAAGCCAATGACGTCTGCTTTCTAAAG AACTTTAACATCACGTTGAAAAG agtccagatctcacagccggATCCACAGATGAGTTCTGGAGCTTTGATTCATGTGCCACATTACTTGGGTAACCTGCcgttcagagtctggaagaagatgcaggaAACTGTCCAACACA CTCCATTGACTCTAGATCCAAACACAGCAGGTCATTTCCTCACACTCTCTACTGATCTGACCGGTGTGTCAAACAGTTATGTAGATCAAGATTTTCCTCATAATCCAGAGAGGATTGACAGATATCCATGTGTTCTGGGTTCTGAGGGCtttaactcaggaacacactGCTGGGATGTGGAGGTTAAAGACAATACATACTGGATTGTTGGAATAACCACAGCATCAAACCAAAGGAAGGGAAATGGTTTCTTTGACACTAATGTCTGGTTTGTGCGGTACAAAGACAGCAAATACAGCTCACAATCCCCAAAGCAACCCTTCACTCGCTTGTCAGTTAAAGAGAAGCCTAAGCGTGTGAGAGTTCATCTGGACTATGACAGAGGAAAGGTGTCATTCTCTGATCCTCTGACTAACATCTGTTTGTGTACATTCACAACAACCTTCACTGAAACGGTCTTTCCATTCTTATATAATCACTGCAAAACTTCACCTCTGAGGATCTTACCAGTTAAACTGATTGTAACAGCAGAAAATTACAGTTAA
- the LOC141288757 gene encoding zinc-binding protein A33-like, producing the protein MDLKSAEDLSCPVCCEIFKDPLILSCSHSFCKECLQQFWKTKKTQECPVCRRRSSRERPPRNLALKNLCESFLKEQNERRSSGSEEICSLHSEKLKLFCLEDKQPVCLVCRDSEKHINHTFRPIREVLSSHKEELNTALTSLQNKLKHAEELKAECDKTVEHIKSQAEHTERQIKEEFEKLHQFLRDEEEATITALREEEEQKKQMMKEKLEEMNRHISALSHTIKDTEEMMKANDVCFLKNFNVTMERVQISQPDPQMSSGALIHVPHYLGNLPFRVWKKMQEIVQHTPLTLNPNTAHCGLTLSTDLTSVSDSDVAQDVPDNPERFDRYPCVLGSEGFNSGTHCWDVEVKDNTDWIVGITTASNQRKGVVFFNTNVWYVGYMDSKYSSQSPDQPLTYLSVKEKPKRVRVHLDYDRGKVTFSDPLTNICLCTFTTTFTETVFPFLYNRCTTSPLRILPVKLIVTAENYS; encoded by the exons ATGGATTTAAAATCTGCTGAAGATCTTTCTTGTCCCGTGTGCTGTGAAATCTTCAAGGATCCTCTTATTCTGTCCTGTAGTCACAGTTTTTGTAAAGAGTGTCTTCAACAGTTCTGGAAGACCAAGAAAACTCAGGAGTGTCCTGTCTGCAGGAGAAGATCCTCAAGAGAGCGGCCTCCACGTAATCTAGCGTTAAAAAACTTATGTGAATCATTTTTAAAGGAGCAAAATGAGAGACGTTCATCAGGATCAGAGGAGATCTGCAGTTTACACAGtgagaaactcaaactcttctGTCTGGAGGACAAACAGCCTGTGTGTTTAGTGTGCAGAGACTCAGAGAAACACATCAATCACACATTCAGACCCATCAGAGAAGTGCTTTCATCTCACAAG GAGGAACTAAATACAGCACTGACATCCTTACAAAACAAGCTCAAACATGCAGAAGAATTGAAAGCAGAGTGTGATAAAACAGTTGAACACATCAAG TCTCAAGCTGAGCACACAGAGCGGCAGATTAAAGAGGAGTTTGAGAAActtcatcagtttctcagagatgaagaagaagctacaatcactgcactgagagaggaagaggagcagaagaagcagatgatgaaggagaagctggaggagatgaacagacacatctcagctctttcacacacaatcaaagacaCAGAGGAGATGATGAAAGCCAATGACGTCTGCTTTCTAAAG AACTTTAACGTCACGATGGAAAG agtccagatctcacagccggATCCACAGATGAGTTCTGGAGCTTTGATTCATGTGCCACATTACTTGGGTAACCTGCcgttcagagtctggaagaagatgcaggaAATTGTCCAACACA CTCCATTGACTCTAAATCCAAACACAGCACATTGTGGGCTCACACTCTCTACTGATCTGACCAGTGTGTCGGACAGTGATGTAGCTCAAGATGTTCCTGATAATCCAGAGAGGTTTGACAGATATCCATGTGTTCTGGGTTCTGAGGGCtttaactcaggaacacactGCTGGGATGTGGAGGTTAAAGACAATACAGACTGGATTGTTGGAATAACCACAGCATCAAACCAAAGGAAGGGAGTGGTTTTTTTCAACACTAATGTCTGGTATGTGGGGTACATGGACAGCAAATACAGCTCACAATCCCCAGATCAACCCTTGACCTACTTGTCAGTTAAAGAGAAGCCTAAGCGTGTGAGAGTTCATCTGGACTATGACAGAGGAAAGGTGACATTCTCTGATCCTCTAACTAACATCTGTCTGTGTACATTCACAACAACCTTCACTGAAACTGTCTTTCCATTCTTATATAATCGCTGCACAACTTCCCCTCTGAGGATCTTACCAGTTAAACTGATTGTAACAGCAGAAAATTACAGTTAA